From a single Phocoena sinus isolate mPhoSin1 chromosome 1, mPhoSin1.pri, whole genome shotgun sequence genomic region:
- the LOC116758038 gene encoding LOW QUALITY PROTEIN: protein phosphatase 1 regulatory subunit 14B-like (The sequence of the model RefSeq protein was modified relative to this genomic sequence to represent the inferred CDS: inserted 1 base in 1 codon) produces the protein MVDSRPAGGTALAVLAPKLGSGSVCFQSPPGAAGEGPVRCQGKVTAKYDLEELRKRLNLEEWILEQLRGLYNYQEERILELGIAMDELLDVESDETXAARVKELLVDCYKPTEASVSGLLDKIQDMQKLSTPQKKGRVPHASEQWLHRTILGPRPHSNSNTGEPCSQAWCHEWGSLCLWPRGVFPDIKKKKKKITGFLIGVAWVTCPPTELGGG, from the exons ATGGTGGACAGCCGCCCTGCAGGGGGCACAGCATTGGCGGTCCTGGCCCCCaagctgggcagtggcagtgtCTGCTTTCAGAGCCCCCCTGGGGCTGCAGGTGAGGGCCCAGTAAGGTGCCAAGGGAAGGTCACAGCTAAGTATGACCTCGAGGAGCTACGGAAGCGCCTCAACTTGGAGGAGTGGATCCTGGAGCAGCTCCGTGGCCTCTACAACTACCAGGAAGAGAGGATCCTAGAGCTGGGGATTGCTATGGATGAACTCCTGGATGTGGAGAGTGATGAGA CAGCTGCCAGGGTCAAGGAGCTGCTGGTGGACTGTTACAAACCCACTGAGGCCTCCGTCTCTGGCCTGCTGGACAAGATCCAGGACATGCAGAAGCTGAGCACACCCCAGAAGAAAGGAAGGGTCCCCCACGCAAGTGAACAGTGGCTCCACAGGACAATCCTTGGCCCCCGCCCTCATAGCAACAGCAATACTGGGGAGCCCTGCAGCCAGGCCTGGTGCCATGAGTGGGGCTCCCTGTGCCTCTGGCCCAGAGGTGTCTTCccggacattaaaaaaaagaaaaaaaagataacggGGTTTCTCATTGGTGTGGCCTGGGTTACCTGCCCACCCACAGAGCTGGGGGGAGGGTAA